The Heyndrickxia vini genome contains a region encoding:
- a CDS encoding GerAB/ArcD/ProY family transporter, whose product MPGKIRISSIQMAVVMYPTIIATGIINLPLLTGYVSRKDSWISPIWATLIGFISVIVAYQLNKKFPEKTFIQYTEDILGRFFGKITIFFYLLFFLHFNGIVIREYTDFVWGTFFNQTPALLITAILLLFCAYAVHGGLEVIVRMGQIFFPLFTIPLFFFLFILLISMEPHNIVPIMENGIVPSLKGSFILSSWFSEMFLIAFFLPYLKKGERGLKWGMYTTIAITITLIMVNLVVLLVLGAYSYYALNPLLTAVRYISLGEFFEHVEAGLLAIWILGTFVKVTVLYHIVTQVASGFLNLKDDKVLIFPLGFLQLIMCFWVSKSFQELSSFFMNILPSYFITFLIVVPSLLLLISTVKNKLQKKKTFS is encoded by the coding sequence ATGCCGGGAAAAATAAGAATTTCATCCATTCAAATGGCAGTCGTAATGTATCCTACTATAATTGCCACAGGTATAATTAATTTACCTTTGCTTACAGGATATGTGTCAAGGAAGGATTCTTGGATTTCCCCTATATGGGCAACTTTGATTGGGTTTATTTCTGTAATTGTTGCTTATCAATTGAACAAAAAGTTTCCTGAGAAAACGTTCATTCAATATACCGAGGATATTTTAGGTAGGTTTTTTGGCAAAATTACAATCTTTTTTTATTTATTATTTTTTCTTCATTTTAATGGAATTGTTATTAGAGAATATACTGATTTCGTTTGGGGTACTTTCTTTAATCAAACTCCGGCCCTATTAATTACCGCTATTTTACTTCTGTTTTGTGCATACGCTGTTCATGGTGGATTAGAAGTTATTGTTCGAATGGGACAAATTTTTTTTCCGCTATTTACAATACCACTTTTTTTCTTCTTATTTATACTATTGATTTCTATGGAGCCCCATAATATCGTGCCGATAATGGAAAATGGTATCGTTCCCTCTTTAAAGGGTTCTTTTATCCTTTCTTCATGGTTTTCCGAAATGTTTTTAATTGCCTTTTTTCTTCCCTATCTTAAAAAAGGAGAAAGAGGATTAAAGTGGGGAATGTATACAACAATCGCTATAACAATTACATTAATAATGGTTAATCTTGTTGTATTACTTGTTTTAGGCGCTTATTCCTATTATGCTTTAAATCCTTTATTAACAGCGGTTAGATATATTAGTCTAGGGGAATTTTTTGAACATGTAGAAGCTGGTTTGTTGGCCATTTGGATTTTAGGAACATTTGTTAAAGTAACTGTTCTATATCATATCGTTACTCAAGTGGCTTCTGGATTTCTAAATTTAAAAGATGATAAGGTGTTAATATTTCCTTTAGGTTTCTTACAATTAATTATGTGTTTTTGGGTTTCAAAAAGTTTTCAGGAACTTTCGAGTTTTTTTATGAATATATTACCGAGTTATTTTATTACATTTTTAATCGTAGTCCCGTCTCTTCTTCTCCTTATTAGTACAGTCAAAAATAAACTGCAAAAAAAGAAAACTTTTTCTTGA
- a CDS encoding ABC transporter permease, translated as MNFNHIVVQNILRDKSTYISYFLSSVFSILVFFLFSITAFHPRMAELDTTSSLGITLMLASFFIYIFSFVFIIYSLFAFLKKKTKTLGTFMMMGAAMRQIRQMVFRENMIIAGAAIITAIVCGLVMAPLFLMIAKRLLRAEIFGMYVPIQAILLTIVLFSLLFLIITKFMTRMIKKEEIVHLLKADMTQEKLIKPAPFKLILSIIVSVILLFSVIKEMNWVGSLGILSYIALFISLLLAIYFTITQGMLVAIRLWQKRPSYFRKTNMLFVSNLKAKGRSHAHIIYLLTILLLGSFLCTSVLYSSYYNVKENTESLYPYSFQYTSLPGNVLQAKKDITFIEATLDEAGNYEAYYSSFKTDEKRRIAFMSVSKYNQLGQHKPITLNDNEYFVAAGNEGVQPNKESIHDYPFGNLEYTGIEKRNILSTGLQNVYYIVPDKVYKSIGYPEYKVFAYELDDWTNKVHVANTILSKISTKSDVRLMASKIELYDTERFVKSIMFFIGFMLSMIFMSAAMSILYFYLQTSLAGEREKYSGIRKVGFSIKELTSVVTKELTTLIFIPFIIAAFILFATLLGMHNYISLAFYQLTAIGLSIFLLLFIISFFFIRRGYINKLVN; from the coding sequence ATGAATTTTAATCATATTGTTGTTCAAAATATTTTACGTGATAAGTCGACATACATTTCCTACTTTTTAAGCAGTGTGTTTTCTATATTAGTTTTTTTTCTGTTTTCAATTACAGCTTTTCATCCAAGGATGGCGGAATTGGATACAACAAGTTCACTAGGGATTACATTGATGCTTGCTAGCTTCTTTATTTATATTTTTTCTTTTGTTTTTATCATCTATTCGTTGTTCGCTTTTTTGAAAAAGAAAACGAAAACGCTAGGTACTTTTATGATGATGGGTGCTGCCATGAGACAAATCCGACAAATGGTATTTAGAGAAAATATGATTATTGCAGGTGCAGCGATTATCACAGCTATTGTGTGCGGGCTTGTTATGGCACCATTATTTTTAATGATTGCCAAAAGGCTATTACGCGCGGAAATCTTTGGCATGTATGTCCCAATCCAAGCCATCCTGCTAACGATTGTTTTATTTTCTCTTCTATTCCTGATCATTACTAAATTTATGACACGTATGATTAAAAAAGAAGAAATTGTTCACCTATTAAAAGCAGATATGACACAGGAAAAGCTGATAAAACCTGCACCATTTAAACTGATACTATCCATCATCGTAAGTGTAATCTTACTTTTTTCTGTGATAAAGGAAATGAATTGGGTGGGATCCCTTGGAATTCTCTCTTACATTGCGTTATTTATTAGTTTATTACTAGCCATTTACTTTACAATCACACAAGGAATGTTAGTAGCTATTCGTTTATGGCAAAAGCGGCCATCATATTTTAGAAAAACCAATATGCTTTTTGTTTCTAACCTAAAGGCGAAAGGACGTTCACATGCCCATATCATTTATTTATTAACAATCTTACTGTTAGGTTCCTTTTTATGTACAAGCGTACTTTACAGCTCTTACTACAATGTAAAGGAAAATACAGAATCATTATATCCTTATAGTTTCCAATATACTTCACTCCCGGGTAACGTATTACAAGCAAAGAAAGATATAACATTTATCGAAGCTACCTTAGATGAAGCAGGTAATTATGAAGCATATTATTCTTCCTTTAAAACCGATGAAAAGCGTAGGATTGCTTTTATGTCCGTTTCGAAATACAATCAACTTGGCCAGCATAAGCCGATAACGTTAAACGACAATGAGTATTTTGTTGCAGCTGGTAATGAAGGTGTTCAACCTAACAAAGAATCCATTCATGATTATCCTTTTGGAAACCTTGAATATACGGGTATAGAAAAGAGAAATATTTTATCAACTGGATTACAAAATGTATATTATATCGTTCCTGATAAAGTATACAAGTCGATTGGGTATCCTGAGTATAAAGTATTTGCTTATGAATTAGATGATTGGACAAACAAGGTCCATGTGGCTAACACGATTTTATCAAAGATTTCGACTAAATCTGATGTACGCTTAATGGCTTCCAAAATTGAATTATATGATACTGAGAGGTTTGTAAAAAGCATTATGTTCTTCATCGGTTTTATGCTTAGTATGATTTTTATGAGCGCAGCAATGAGTATTCTTTATTTTTACCTCCAAACATCGCTTGCAGGAGAAAGAGAAAAATATTCGGGCATAAGAAAAGTTGGTTTTTCCATTAAAGAATTAACATCTGTTGTGACAAAAGAGCTGACTACCCTAATTTTTATCCCGTTTATAATTGCAGCTTTTATATTATTTGCAACGTTGCTCGGCATGCATAACTATATCTCATTGGCATTTTATCAACTAACAGCCATTGGCTTAAGTATATTTTTACTACTCTTTATAATAAGCTTTTTCTTTATTCGAAGAGGTTATATAAATAAACTTGTGAATTAA
- a CDS encoding sensor histidine kinase — translation MKLFLRDHLSFIILYMITMICLPIIIHRLDDLGNHYAYYIFLAIILLAILLLFRYIRRKKMYAHLKGKGIGADDFLIHLPQAPVEKAYANQMRFIQSLFLSKEDEHKEFLHEQQLMISQTVHQMKTPLSVIQLLIQTNQLKETSLLLEWQKVKKECDKVNFSLNQLLTYSRSSQLLADLKIEAISLKSIVQEVANDLKDYFIEMEVYPKSAIEENIFIYSDRKWLKVVIYQLLSNAVKYGEKKSFVLIHYENGQLWIKNKGETIPESEINRVFELFYTGTKGRIQGEATGIGLYLVKKILSTLHHPYKLSSAQNETIFMIDFSGNIDGC, via the coding sequence ATGAAGCTTTTTTTACGTGATCATTTAAGCTTTATAATTCTTTACATGATAACGATGATTTGCTTGCCAATTATCATTCATCGACTAGATGACTTGGGCAATCATTATGCCTACTATATTTTTTTAGCTATCATTTTATTAGCCATTCTTCTTTTATTTCGATATATCCGACGCAAAAAAATGTATGCACATTTGAAAGGAAAGGGAATAGGGGCAGATGATTTTTTGATTCACCTTCCCCAAGCTCCTGTTGAAAAGGCATATGCAAATCAAATGCGGTTCATTCAGTCTCTTTTTCTTTCAAAAGAGGATGAACACAAAGAATTCTTACATGAACAGCAACTAATGATTTCCCAAACTGTTCACCAAATGAAAACACCGCTTTCCGTCATACAATTACTTATACAAACGAATCAATTAAAAGAAACCAGTTTACTTTTAGAATGGCAAAAGGTAAAAAAAGAATGCGATAAAGTGAATTTCTCTTTAAATCAACTATTAACTTATAGCCGATCATCCCAATTATTAGCTGATTTAAAGATTGAAGCGATATCTTTAAAGAGTATCGTCCAAGAAGTGGCTAACGATTTAAAAGACTACTTTATTGAGATGGAGGTATATCCTAAGAGTGCAATCGAAGAAAATATCTTCATTTACTCTGATCGTAAATGGCTTAAAGTTGTTATCTATCAGCTATTAAGTAATGCTGTCAAATATGGTGAAAAGAAATCTTTCGTTCTCATTCACTATGAAAATGGTCAATTGTGGATCAAGAACAAAGGCGAAACGATACCGGAAAGTGAAATTAACCGTGTATTTGAATTGTTTTACACTGGAACAAAGGGGCGTATCCAAGGTGAAGCGACTGGTATCGGACTATATTTAGTTAAAAAAATACTTTCTACTCTACATCATCCATACAAGTTATCCTCTGCTCAAAACGAAACAATCTTTATGATTGATTTTTCCGGAAATATAGACGGCTGCTAA
- a CDS encoding response regulator transcription factor: MYKLLIVEDEMNIANTLKTHFEKYHYNCHIVEDFERVFDTFQEFQPHLVIMDINLPAFDGYYWSRKIRQVSNCPITILSARMSELDQVYGIENGADDFITKPFLMDVVLAKINGQIRRVYGEYAKDSQTRMVKEGNTTLNLDTVRLFTPEHETILTIKELQLCSVLFEAFPNVVTRQQLLAAIWDDEAFVEENTLTVNIVRLRKKLESIHSSLVITTIRGIGYQLTEKSV; encoded by the coding sequence ATGTATAAACTATTAATCGTTGAAGATGAAATGAATATTGCGAACACATTAAAGACTCATTTTGAAAAATATCATTATAATTGCCATATTGTTGAGGATTTTGAAAGGGTCTTTGATACATTCCAAGAATTCCAACCTCACCTCGTCATAATGGATATTAATCTCCCCGCCTTTGATGGCTATTATTGGTCTCGAAAAATTAGGCAAGTTTCAAATTGTCCCATTACTATACTTTCTGCCCGTATGAGTGAGTTAGATCAAGTGTATGGTATTGAGAATGGGGCGGATGACTTCATAACAAAACCTTTTTTAATGGATGTAGTTCTAGCAAAAATAAATGGACAAATTCGTCGAGTTTATGGGGAATATGCGAAGGATTCGCAAACTCGAATGGTGAAAGAGGGAAATACAACTTTAAATTTGGATACTGTTCGATTATTTACACCCGAACACGAAACAATATTAACAATAAAAGAACTTCAATTATGTTCCGTGCTTTTTGAAGCTTTCCCGAATGTTGTAACGAGGCAGCAACTACTGGCGGCTATTTGGGATGATGAGGCATTTGTCGAAGAAAATACACTAACAGTAAATATCGTTCGATTACGCAAAAAATTAGAATCTATTCATTCATCATTGGTAATAACAACTATTCGAGGGATTGGCTATCAATTAACGGAGAAAAGTGTATGA
- a CDS encoding spore germination protein yields the protein MIRFRKKMKQLEESSEESKDVIKGVLSDDLQYLKDTYKDCYDVVFHFFETKEQKSAVIIYIQGLSNIEEINENVIKPLLLNNWTTDARFLKIPISEIKNNTTYNDCIQAIGSGQPLLMIDGEKVALSLGIVKSETRSIEEPVGESVIRGPREGFIEAISVNTSLLRRRVRSPQMKMQQFTIGKHTQTTIVIVYIEGLASIELIEELKHRLDKIDIDGILESSYIEELIEDSPISPFPQILSTERPDTVVANILEGRVAIVIDGTPFSLILPVTLFSFLQSAEDYYQRYFISTMIRWVRFLFFFISLLLPSFYIALVTFHQEMVPTVLLISMASAREMVPFPSLIEALFMEITFEALREAGVRLPKQIGSAVSIVGALVIGQAAVQAGIVSPAMVIVVSITGVASFMTPRYNLGFAIRILRFPIMILAGTLGILGIMLGICGIVIHLCKLRSFGVPYLSTLAPIHMDQLKDTLVRAPIWKLNTRPRLTGKYNKYRQSKNQKPRPPKND from the coding sequence ATGATTCGATTTCGAAAGAAAATGAAGCAATTAGAAGAATCAAGTGAAGAGTCAAAAGATGTAATAAAGGGAGTATTATCGGATGACCTTCAATATTTGAAAGATACCTACAAAGATTGTTATGATGTTGTATTTCATTTTTTTGAAACAAAAGAGCAAAAAAGCGCTGTAATCATCTATATACAAGGCTTATCGAACATAGAAGAAATTAATGAGAATGTGATCAAACCACTTTTATTAAATAATTGGACTACAGATGCACGATTCTTAAAGATCCCCATTTCTGAAATTAAAAATAATACAACCTACAATGATTGTATTCAAGCAATTGGTTCAGGCCAGCCATTATTAATGATAGATGGAGAAAAGGTAGCATTATCATTAGGAATAGTGAAATCGGAGACTCGTAGTATTGAGGAACCAGTTGGCGAATCTGTTATTCGTGGTCCGCGTGAAGGATTTATAGAAGCCATTTCGGTAAATACTTCTTTATTACGGAGAAGAGTTCGTAGTCCCCAAATGAAAATGCAGCAATTCACTATTGGAAAACATACACAAACTACAATAGTTATTGTCTATATTGAAGGATTAGCTAGCATCGAGTTAATTGAGGAATTGAAACATCGATTGGACAAAATCGACATTGATGGAATATTGGAAAGTAGTTATATAGAGGAATTAATTGAAGACTCTCCAATTTCACCTTTTCCACAGATACTTTCGACAGAAAGGCCGGATACGGTTGTAGCCAATATACTTGAAGGAAGGGTGGCCATAGTAATTGATGGAACACCGTTTTCGTTGATTTTACCTGTAACCTTATTTTCCTTTTTACAATCAGCAGAGGATTATTATCAAAGATACTTTATTAGTACCATGATAAGATGGGTTCGATTTTTATTCTTTTTTATATCCTTGTTACTCCCATCCTTTTATATTGCACTCGTTACTTTTCATCAAGAGATGGTCCCGACTGTTTTACTTATATCGATGGCATCAGCTAGAGAAATGGTCCCATTTCCCTCGTTAATAGAGGCACTTTTTATGGAAATTACTTTCGAGGCTCTGAGAGAAGCGGGTGTAAGGCTGCCAAAACAAATTGGTTCGGCAGTAAGTATTGTGGGAGCACTTGTAATCGGACAGGCTGCTGTTCAAGCAGGAATTGTATCACCGGCCATGGTTATAGTTGTATCTATAACCGGAGTAGCATCATTTATGACTCCTCGCTATAATTTGGGGTTTGCTATCCGCATTTTACGTTTTCCAATAATGATTCTTGCTGGAACATTAGGAATTCTTGGTATTATGCTCGGTATATGTGGAATTGTCATTCATCTATGTAAACTTCGCTCTTTTGGTGTACCTTATTTATCAACATTAGCGCCCATCCATATGGATCAACTTAAAGATACACTCGTTCGTGCCCCAATTTGGAAATTAAATACACGCCCACGATTAACAGGAAAATATAATAAATATCGCCAATCTAAAAATCAAAAACCTAGACCACCGAAAAATGATTAA
- a CDS encoding pentapeptide repeat-containing protein, with product MKIDTPKIPEDLTERRFTDIFYEEDPEFEMCMITDSEFANEVLERVRLYKTVIKNCNFTNTDFSRIDLTDVRFENCDLSNTNLGNASMNRVEFLNCKLLGSSLTESYIGNTRFRKSILNMVAFGNSKLEKVIFDEAALESADLFNCKLKKVEFLSCNLNGASFEGTPLKGIDISSSDFDSLVVSIENLKGCMVSTSQAIKFASLLGLNIRQ from the coding sequence GTGAAGATCGACACACCCAAGATCCCTGAAGATCTAACGGAGAGAAGATTTACAGATATTTTTTACGAAGAAGATCCGGAATTCGAAATGTGTATGATTACCGATTCAGAATTTGCCAACGAAGTATTAGAGCGAGTGCGACTATATAAAACAGTGATCAAGAATTGTAATTTTACAAATACGGATTTTAGCCGAATTGATCTTACCGATGTGCGCTTTGAGAATTGTGATTTATCCAATACTAATTTGGGCAATGCCTCAATGAATCGAGTTGAATTTCTTAATTGTAAGTTACTTGGCAGCAGCTTAACAGAGTCTTATATTGGTAATACAAGATTTAGGAAATCAATTCTTAATATGGTTGCGTTCGGTAATTCAAAACTTGAAAAGGTGATTTTTGATGAAGCTGCATTAGAAAGCGCTGACCTTTTTAACTGTAAGCTTAAGAAAGTAGAATTTCTCTCATGCAATCTTAATGGCGCGAGTTTTGAAGGGACACCATTAAAAGGAATTGATATAAGCTCATCCGATTTTGACTCATTAGTTGTTTCAATAGAAAACCTAAAAGGATGTATGGTATCAACGTCCCAAGCGATAAAATTTGCTTCGTTATTAGGTCTAAATATCCGACAGTAG
- a CDS encoding ketoacyl-ACP synthase III has protein sequence MIGTRITAIGTYVPEKKLTNFDLEHMVETNNDWIIQRTGIHERRISRPDEYTSDLCEAAIKDLMHRYDKTVEDVDMIIVATSTPDFPFPSVSSIIQNRLNIAQTGAIDLSAACAGFVYALHTAHTFIASGLHKKVLVIGADTLSKITDYADRSTCILFGDGAGAVLVERDEQSKSFIGFHLGSDGSGAQHVYRPGLSKKVNGIELIDTQYLVQNGREVFRWVVRNVPESVKQILEKTQSSLDQVDWFIPHSANLRLIEPICEKLGFPMEKTLYSLVNFGNTSAATIPLALDLGIREGKVKNGNRVLLYGFGSGLVHAGQLLELNLDKQINAPKPL, from the coding sequence ATGATAGGAACGAGAATAACTGCTATCGGTACATATGTACCTGAAAAAAAATTAACAAACTTTGATCTTGAACACATGGTTGAAACAAATAATGATTGGATTATCCAAAGAACAGGAATCCATGAACGCAGAATTAGTCGTCCTGATGAGTATACGAGTGATTTATGCGAGGCTGCCATTAAAGATCTAATGCATAGGTACGATAAAACTGTCGAAGATGTAGATATGATAATCGTTGCCACAAGTACTCCTGATTTTCCATTTCCTTCTGTTTCAAGTATCATACAGAACCGTTTAAATATTGCTCAAACAGGTGCCATCGATTTAAGTGCGGCTTGTGCAGGATTTGTTTATGCTTTGCATACTGCTCATACCTTCATTGCTTCCGGACTCCACAAAAAGGTACTTGTTATTGGAGCGGATACACTTTCCAAAATAACGGATTATGCTGATAGAAGTACATGCATTTTATTTGGTGATGGTGCTGGTGCAGTATTAGTTGAAAGGGACGAACAATCGAAAAGTTTTATCGGATTCCATTTAGGAAGTGATGGAAGTGGAGCACAACATGTATACCGTCCTGGTCTATCCAAAAAAGTCAATGGGATTGAATTAATCGACACTCAATATTTGGTGCAAAACGGTAGGGAAGTTTTTCGATGGGTTGTAAGAAATGTTCCTGAGAGTGTAAAACAAATTTTAGAAAAAACGCAATCAAGTTTAGATCAAGTTGATTGGTTTATTCCTCATAGTGCAAACTTACGGTTAATCGAACCGATTTGCGAAAAATTAGGATTCCCAATGGAAAAAACGCTTTACAGCTTAGTGAACTTCGGAAATACATCCGCTGCAACTATTCCTTTAGCACTTGATCTTGGAATTCGTGAGGGGAAAGTTAAAAATGGAAACCGGGTTCTTTTGTACGGTTTTGGTTCTGGTTTGGTTCATGCCGGTCAATTACTAGAATTAAACTTAGACAAACAAATTAATGCACCAAAACCATTGTAG
- a CDS encoding helix-turn-helix transcriptional regulator, whose translation MKNRIKEIRKRKKLSQEDLAEKCGVSRQTINAIENNKYDPSLSLAFSLSRKLDVSMEILFLYKEDE comes from the coding sequence TTGAAAAATCGTATCAAAGAAATTCGTAAAAGGAAAAAACTGTCTCAAGAAGATTTAGCAGAAAAATGTGGAGTTTCCAGACAAACAATTAACGCAATCGAAAACAATAAGTATGATCCCAGTCTGTCTTTGGCCTTTTCATTGTCCAGAAAATTGGATGTTTCAATGGAAATTTTATTTTTGTATAAGGAGGATGAATAA
- a CDS encoding Ger(x)C family spore germination protein, with product MFRVVLSLFLSLSLLSGCGNSRELNQYAIVLGTAIDLTEDGEIELSVQFLNPEAGGNISGGGGSGGGGNGSFSIVRTGKGLTVSDAASKLQELIPRKLFWGHCKVFVFGEGLVKEGISDVLDYIVRAPYTREQAKLFVSKGDAKQILYVQPPMEKVSSRVIRLLSELNILMSITVIDFVQMMISVSNDSYLPYVDILPPNSASESGQETVPFITGTAVLKHGKLVGVLDDRLTRGIMWMKNDIKDSQVVVKNPLGKGSITLSPFQATTHLVPIIKNGQWKIIVKSRAKGEIIENETNIDLMNPQIVRIVEKQIENDISKRIQKSFNKLQKDMNADIVDIAETFERKYTNEFKKVKDHWDEKFKNIQLEIDVDAHITGPGLFTIPANHYK from the coding sequence ATGTTTAGAGTAGTTTTATCCTTATTTTTAAGTCTATCTTTATTGAGTGGTTGTGGAAATAGCAGGGAGCTTAATCAATATGCGATTGTGTTAGGAACTGCCATCGATTTAACAGAAGACGGAGAGATAGAATTATCCGTTCAATTTTTAAACCCCGAAGCAGGGGGAAATATTAGTGGGGGTGGTGGGAGTGGCGGCGGAGGAAATGGGAGTTTTTCGATAGTACGAACGGGTAAAGGTTTGACAGTTTCCGATGCTGCATCTAAGCTGCAGGAATTAATCCCTCGAAAACTTTTTTGGGGACATTGTAAAGTCTTTGTTTTTGGTGAAGGGTTGGTGAAGGAAGGAATAAGTGATGTGTTAGATTACATTGTAAGAGCTCCTTATACTCGTGAACAAGCAAAATTATTTGTTAGCAAAGGTGATGCAAAACAAATTTTATATGTTCAACCTCCTATGGAAAAGGTGTCATCAAGAGTGATTCGTTTATTATCGGAGTTAAATATATTAATGTCAATCACAGTGATTGATTTTGTACAAATGATGATAAGTGTTTCAAATGATTCATATCTTCCGTATGTTGATATTTTACCACCTAATTCTGCCTCGGAAAGTGGACAAGAAACGGTACCATTTATTACAGGGACAGCTGTATTAAAACATGGAAAATTGGTGGGCGTGTTAGATGATAGACTTACACGGGGTATAATGTGGATGAAAAATGATATAAAGGATAGTCAAGTTGTTGTAAAGAATCCTTTAGGAAAAGGGAGCATAACTTTATCTCCATTTCAAGCTACTACTCACCTTGTACCAATTATCAAGAATGGTCAGTGGAAAATAATTGTTAAAAGTAGGGCAAAAGGAGAAATTATCGAAAATGAAACAAATATTGATCTAATGAATCCACAGATTGTTCGTATAGTAGAAAAGCAGATTGAAAATGACATAAGCAAGCGTATTCAAAAGTCGTTTAACAAACTGCAAAAGGATATGAATGCAGATATAGTTGATATTGCTGAAACATTTGAAAGAAAATATACTAATGAATTTAAAAAGGTAAAAGATCATTGGGATGAAAAGTTTAAAAATATTCAATTGGAGATTGATGTTGATGCACATATTACGGGTCCAGGATTATTCACAATTCCTGCTAATCATTATAAATAA
- a CDS encoding NUDIX hydrolase, with the protein MEYYKYLRQYVGHKPIILPGSVVIILNEQNEVLMQKRHDGYWGLPGGLMDLGESFEEVAKREVFEETGLVIENLKLLNVFSGSEYYLRVPNGDELYSVTAVYYTRDVSGEMKIDYSESEKMQYFSMNNLPNELTDEYRRFIEQYIDFEKKNLS; encoded by the coding sequence ATGGAGTACTATAAATATTTACGACAGTATGTAGGACATAAACCTATTATTTTACCAGGTTCTGTAGTTATCATTTTAAATGAACAAAATGAGGTGCTAATGCAAAAAAGACACGATGGTTATTGGGGGTTACCGGGCGGTTTAATGGATTTAGGAGAAAGTTTTGAAGAGGTAGCAAAAAGAGAGGTTTTTGAAGAAACAGGATTAGTAATAGAAAACCTAAAACTACTTAATGTATTCTCTGGTTCTGAATATTACTTAAGGGTTCCAAATGGTGATGAATTATATTCGGTAACAGCTGTTTATTATACTAGAGATGTAAGTGGAGAAATGAAGATTGATTACAGCGAATCAGAAAAAATGCAGTATTTTTCTATGAATAATTTACCAAATGAATTAACTGATGAGTATAGAAGGTTTATTGAGCAATACATAGATTTTGAAAAAAAGAACTTAAGTTAA
- a CDS encoding ABC transporter ATP-binding protein, translating to MTDTILNVQQLQKEYTGEITYKALKGIDFHLGEKEFVAVMGPSGSGKTTFLNCISTIDRPSNGSIIINSKDPYKLNDDELAKFRRTELGFVFQDFNLVNTLTVEENILLPLTLDSVTEKAMKQSLEEVVDFLGIEEILKKRTFEISGGQKQRVAIARAVIHKPKLLLADEPTGNLDSKSVNSVMTLFESINKTFNTAILMVTHDAYVASFAQRVIFIQDGILYNEIHRGKNKQQFYQEIMDTLTFLGGGQHEF from the coding sequence ATGACAGATACAATTTTAAATGTACAGCAACTACAAAAAGAATATACTGGAGAAATCACATATAAGGCATTAAAAGGCATCGATTTTCATTTAGGGGAGAAAGAGTTTGTTGCGGTGATGGGTCCCTCTGGCAGTGGGAAAACAACCTTTCTTAACTGCATTTCCACCATCGACCGCCCTTCGAATGGGTCAATCATAATCAATTCAAAAGATCCGTATAAATTAAATGATGATGAATTAGCAAAGTTTCGACGTACAGAATTAGGCTTTGTATTTCAGGATTTTAACCTTGTCAACACATTAACAGTAGAGGAGAATATATTACTTCCTTTAACACTAGATTCTGTAACTGAAAAAGCAATGAAACAGAGTTTAGAGGAAGTCGTTGACTTTTTAGGGATTGAGGAAATATTAAAAAAGCGCACATTTGAAATTTCTGGGGGACAGAAGCAACGAGTGGCGATTGCAAGAGCGGTTATTCATAAACCCAAATTATTATTAGCAGATGAACCGACTGGAAACTTGGATTCTAAATCTGTGAATAGTGTTATGACGTTATTTGAATCAATAAATAAAACCTTTAATACAGCCATTCTAATGGTGACGCATGATGCCTACGTTGCTAGTTTCGCCCAGCGTGTTATCTTTATACAAGACGGTATTCTCTATAATGAGATACATCGCGGCAAAAACAAACAGCAATTTTACCAAGAAATTATGGACACACTCACATTTTTAGGTGGTGGCCAGCATGAATTTTAA